From the genome of Oncorhynchus tshawytscha isolate Ot180627B linkage group LG31, Otsh_v2.0, whole genome shotgun sequence, one region includes:
- the LOC112229321 gene encoding potassium channel subfamily K member 9 — MALRAWRTWFGQVLRRVSRLQGSWSRRSSSLLCLSANPEQDFGTCYRDHTHSSLHYCSSVHRTHSHQHAPVCPSSFSRCQRFPDCCAAFPGDRRGHEPLTRRFLVVMKRQNVRTLSLIICTFTYLLVGAAVFDALESDFEMREKEQLEAEEKRLQGKYNISEDDYRKLETIIMEAEPHRAGVQWKFAGSFYFAITVITTIGYGHAAPGTDAGKAFCMFYAVLGIPLTLVMFQSLGERMNTFVKSLLKRIKKCCGMRITDVSMENMVTVGFFSCIGTLCIGAAAFSHYEDWSFFQSYYYCFITLTTIGFGDFVALQKNRALQRRPLYVAFSFMYILVGLTVIGAFLNLVVLRFLTMNSEDERRDAEERASLAGNRNSMIIHIQEETLGRGGAAGRRRRETQGQFCAEVNDVPSVCSCMNYHSHEFGSCGGEMGVGGGMGGGGGGIECAFSHQNSFSSQLNPHQYFHSVSYRIEEISPSTLKNSFFPSPISSVSPGLHSFTDNRRLMKRRKSI, encoded by the exons ATGGCACTACGCGCTTGGAGGACTTGGTTTGGGCAGGTTTTGCGCAGAGTGTCTAGGCTGCAGGGCTCGTGGTCCCGGCGATCGAGcagtctcctgtgtctctctgcgAACCCGGAGCAGGATTTTGGGACCTGTTACAGGGATCACACACATAGCAGTCTCCACTACTGCTCTTCTGTCCATCGCACCCACAGTCACCAACACGCGCCAGTCTGTCCCTCCTCTTTCAGCCGCTGCCAACGCTTTCCCGATTGCTGCGCAGCCTTCCCGGGGGATCGGAGGGGACATGAGCCCCTCACTCGCCGGTTCCTGGTGGTCATGAAGCGGCAGAACGTGCGGACATTGTCCCTGATCATCTGCACGTTCACGTACCTGCTGGTCGGGGCCGCAGTGTTCGATGCCCTGGAGTCAGACTTCGAGATGCGGGAGAAagaacagctggaggcagaggaGAAGCGTCTCCAAGGGAAATACAACATTAGCGAGGACGATTACCGCAAACTGGAGACCATCATTATGGAGGCCGAGCCCCACAGGGCCGGAGTTCAGTGGAAATTTGCGGGATCTTTTTACTTTGCCATCACAGTCATCACCACCATAG GTTATGGCCATGCAGCTCCCGGCACAGACGCGGGGAAGGCCTTCTGCATGTTCTATGCCGTCCTGGGGATACCCCTGACCCTGGTCATGTTCCAGAGCCTGGGCGAGAGGATGAACACCTTCGTCAAGTCCCTCCTGAAGCGCATCAAGAAGTGCTGTGGCATGCGCATCACCGACGTTTCCATGGAGAACATGGTGACGGTGGGGTTCTTCTCCTGCATCGGGACGCTGTGCATCGGGGCGGCCGCCTTCTCCCACTACGAGGACTGGAGCTTCTTCCagagctactactactgcttcatCACACTGACTACCATAGGTTTCGGGGACTTTGTGGCCCTGCAGAAGAACCGGGCCCTGCAGCGGAGGCCCCTGTACGTGGCCTTCAGCTTCATGTACATCCTGGTGGGCCTGACTGTCATAGGAGCCTTCCTCAACCTGGTGGTGCTGAGGTTCCTGACCATGAACAGTGAAGACGAGAGGCGGGACGCAGAGGAGAGGGCCTCGCTGGCGGGGAACAGAAACAGCATGATCATCCACATTCAGGAGGAGacgctggggagaggaggagctgcAGGGAGGAGGCGCAGGGAGACGCAGGGCCAGTTCTGCGCCGAGGTCAATGATGTGCCATCTGTCTGCTCCTGCATGAACTACCACTCACATGAGTTTGGTAGCtgtgggggagagatgggagtagggggagggatggggggaggaggaggagggatagaatgTGCCTTTTCCCACCAGAACTCCTTTAGTTCCCAGTTGAACCCCCACCAGTACTTTCACTCGGTGTCGTACCGCATCGAGGAGATCTCTCCCAGCACCCTAAAGAACAGCTTCTTCCCCTCGCCCATTAGCTCAGTCTCCCCAGGCCTCCACAGCTTCACAGACAATCGGCGACTAATGAAGAGAAGGAAATCTATCTGA